The DNA sequence TCATGCAGAACTATTGTACTAAATGTGTGTATCTTGCTCTAGGTGAATCTCCACTCTCTAAACACATCGATGTCAGAAGTGCAGCAGGAGCAAGAGAGGCTGGACAAGGAACTACAGAAGATTTGCAACGAAAAGACCGATCCTGCACAGAGTCAGTCTTATGAGAGCACAGCTGTTTGGGAGGCCATCACACGTCTGGACAACAAAGTCATCAACAACACAGTGAGACTTAGTGGCTTGACTGAAGGCCAAGAACAAGTGACTGAAAACATTAAGGACCTCCAGAATGGTTGGGGAGATCTGGATGAGAAAATAGTCCAGACTGGCCTCAAAAGCCAGGTTCAGTTCATGGAGACAGTTTTAGAGGTGGAGGCAGCCAAGGTAGCAGTTCTTGACCGCATTAATGAGCTGAGCAGCAACATCAGTGTTCTCCAGACCACTATGCAGGAGATGGAGTCTGATGTCGACCATCTCTTTACAGTGTTCCACAAGAATATAAGTTCAGCAAGTGGGGATTGTGACTGTGCCGCTCTTGGAGTATCTGTGACCGAACTGGAACAAACTGTAGCTAACGTGATGGAGATAGCGAATGAAAATAAGTTGGCCCGTGAGAGTGAGGCACAGGAGATGTTGGACAATGGTGCTTGGATTCCATCTGTGGAAGATTTGAAACTAGGGTTACTAAATGTGCAAAAGTCCCTTGCATTTGAACAGGAAAAGAGCAGAATGTTACAGCACAATGTGACCCAGCTCCAAGCCTCTCTGCTAGGCAGCCAGCAGGACATCGAAACACTCCAGGAGCAGAACAGGACCGAAGTCAAGAAAATCCAGCAATTAGATAGCGTTTTCAAAACCTTGCTTGAGGACACTATTCGTCACTCGGAGGTACTGGAGTTTTTGCTGGAGGAAGATGTGTTGGAGTTTATAGCATTATCTAGTGAGGACAAAAGAAGTTTCTCTGTTCCAGAATTGAGGAAAAGCATCAGAGATATGCAAGAGCAGATCAATGGACACAGTCGCAGCTTGGCCTCAATGCTGAACTCTGCTACCACCCAGGTGGCGGCAGCAGATGAGCCCTCAGTGCTTCCAGACTGGGTCTCGGTGGGCACCAAAAGGAGACATGGGGAAGAAAGGTTCGTCTTGTCCGAGGAACTGCCAGAGTACTCTGATAATGACTTCTGGACTTTAGAGAAAATGGTGAAAGAACTTGGAGCTCACATTAAACAGCTCGAGGTAAATCGCTGTTCTTCTTGTTGCAACTGTACTAAAACTTCTGCCTCTGGTGGTGTGGAGGGGAAATTGCAGTCCAATGTGGATGCTTTGCGGAAGGACCTGGAGACCCATCTTGGAGTTTTTAACAGCATTTTCAGTAATACAGAGGGACTTACTGGCTCTGAGCTGTCTGTGGATTTGAATAAATTGTCAGCATTGATGAAGAGAAAGGAAGCAAAACAACAGAACAGGAGACAAAAGAAGAGAGCAGATAACAGAGCTGTTCAAACAGGAGAACGAATCAATTACCGCAGCAGGAGGGATGCATCACTGGAGTCCGCAGGTAAGGAGATATTAAGGAGAATTAAACATTGCAAAACTATTCACCACACTTAATAATGTGGTGAATAGTTAATAATCTTAGTTAATAGttagtagttaatagttaataatcTATTTTCATTGAATTACACTGTGAATTCATCCTGCCACTTACACGGAacatcaaaattatttaaaaacttacCTAACAAGACTGTAAATaacttaatataattttttcGAGACATAAATAATACAGATAATGTTGtcattaaacatataaaatgttcttcacattgAACCTAGAGTAAATGTTAGCTGACATTCACATGACAAGAGAGCCCCCAGTTAACGTaaattgttttttctttcctCCAAGCACTCATATTGAAATACTTTATCATTATCATTTGATTTCCAACAGTGCTTCGTCAGCTCCCGGATAGTCCAATTATGTTCTTGGCCAGCACTGCTGAAGGTACTAATGGATCTGGCACTATACTTTTTGAAAGTGTGACCCTAAATCATGGACACTTATACTCGCCAAAAACAGGCATATTTCGTGCTCCTACTTCTGGTGCTTACCTCTTTGTGGTGACACTGGACTTTGGACCAGGCCCATCTCTGGCTCAGTTAAAGAGAGGTGGAGCGGTAGCTGCATCCTTGCGGCAGAACCCGAGGAAGTTGGGTGCACCTGCAACACGTGTCTGTATCCTGCAGATGGAGCAAGGAGAGGAACTCCGTCTAGAGCTGCTTCAGGGTACTATAGAACGCAACAACCCACAAGATAACACGTTTGCAGGTCTACTAATGCTGCAGACCACCTGAGAACATGCTCCAATCTAAAGGTGCTAGAAGATGGTAGGATtacaaaatagaaaagaaaaaaaaataatcacttttatttttttgcaatgccAACCACTTTCTCTTTCAGGACAAAGTAACAGCTTATGTTATTAGTAACTGTGATAGGTTATTGTTTTCAAGGAGTAAGGTTTAGATGATGTGTCCCTATGTGGTGGACTAAAAAAAGTCTTGAATTTGGCTTCAATGTGACAACTACATGATATTCCAGAAGAGAAACAACACTCaccaaaaaacaaagaaacaaaaaatatatttttgaaagataaCATGAACAAATATTGTAGAGTATGAGGCCTAGTCATAACCCTTTCAAAACGAGGctgattaaacttttttttttttccaaattagacAGGTTGTTTAATATATTACATAGAGATGGACTGGTGATACTATGGGAGAGCACATCAAATACAGGCATATATATAGTCTGGTAAAACATGTCCTTGAAACATTCATCACAACTCAGATTACAGTTAAGAGGTGCATTCTCAGTTTTTGGATGAAGAACAGAAGCCATGGGGGATGGATGCAAGATTTAGTATTTGGGAAAATGCAGACAAAATTATTGAAAAGAAAAAGATGAGATTCTTTAACAGGTAAATGCTCCTCAAAAAAATTGGAATAGCCAAAAGATGAATcccccccttttttattttttattttatttttttactgcaatCCAAAACTA is a window from the Carassius gibelio isolate Cgi1373 ecotype wild population from Czech Republic chromosome A13, carGib1.2-hapl.c, whole genome shotgun sequence genome containing:
- the LOC128026270 gene encoding multimerin-2-like; translated protein: MVVLRLVVLLQGLLLAARCEVRARDPEVEEDDELKDMSEGRGWDHRVPLVGLGAPHHGQGLNRQSPDVYASVHHPVGHGHHDPTHGHLSPDMPKGTVDPSIATKTKDSLPRTGNWCAFVHKHAVTVAVSCGTEKYIIKYLSPCPNGIPDCQLVMYKLSTRPVYRQKEKIYTSLQWRCCPGHAGENCEETVTDGHVSESEDPTVADTEHPGRHEATDIGYNKLTQENREQSDYQMFGGPLYETQQSDVENQTAAEPIDYYEHSHHSVRERRNNQHFERRDPHAVNEGVPHPEVPSHHHGLLQILKEAVMSQLQPVLENFNLTLERLFQEVQGLQRDMDQLRHDQGRAAEPLEVGGEEHNPQEAVEAELRESFQKLEEAKAQFRDYRNEIEARLHAQQTMLHYNLTNFKTAMDVKIKRNQKMIQVNLHSLNTSMSEVQQEQERLDKELQKICNEKTDPAQSQSYESTAVWEAITRLDNKVINNTVRLSGLTEGQEQVTENIKDLQNGWGDLDEKIVQTGLKSQVQFMETVLEVEAAKVAVLDRINELSSNISVLQTTMQEMESDVDHLFTVFHKNISSASGDCDCAALGVSVTELEQTVANVMEIANENKLARESEAQEMLDNGAWIPSVEDLKLGLLNVQKSLAFEQEKSRMLQHNVTQLQASLLGSQQDIETLQEQNRTEVKKIQQLDSVFKTLLEDTIRHSEVLEFLLEEDVLEFIALSSEDKRSFSVPELRKSIRDMQEQINGHSRSLASMLNSATTQVAAADEPSVLPDWVSVGTKRRHGEERFVLSEELPEYSDNDFWTLEKMVKELGAHIKQLEVNRCSSCCNCTKTSASGGVEGKLQSNVDALRKDLETHLGVFNSIFSNTEGLTGSELSVDLNKLSALMKRKEAKQQNRRQKKRADNRAVQTGERINYRSRRDASLESAVLRQLPDSPIMFLASTAEGTNGSGTILFESVTLNHGHLYSPKTGIFRAPTSGAYLFVVTLDFGPGPSLAQLKRGGAVAASLRQNPRKLGAPATRVCILQMEQGEELRLELLQGTIERNNPQDNTFAGLLMLQTT